The Gemmatimonadota bacterium nucleotide sequence GCGCCCAGGTGTGCGGCCAGAGCGAGCACGTCGCCCGGGCGCGCCTCGGCCGCGGGCTCGAGCGTCTCCGCGTCAACCAGCTCGATATATTGCGCCCGGACCGCCGGCTCCGACTCGAGCGTCTGCCGCACCAGTGCGCGCAGCCGCGCCGGAGCGCGCTCACCATTGCGGTAGGCCGTGGCCGCCCGCTCGAGACTCCGGTACAGGCTGGTGGCCTGGGCGCGCTCGGCCGGGGCGAGGTGCACGTTGCGCGAGCTCATGGCCCGGCCGTCCGGCTCGCGCACAATGGGAGCTACCTGGACGTGGCTGGGGAAGTCCAGGTCCCCAACCATGCGGCGGATCAGCACGGCCTGCTGGAAGTCCTTCTGCCCGAAGACGGCCACATCCGGCTGCACCAGGTGGAGCAGCTTGGCGACCACGGTCAGCACACCCTGGAAGTGGCCAGGCCGGAAGGCGCCGCAGAGCCGATCAGCCAGGCGGCCCGGCGTGACCTGAACCACCGGCTCACCCGCGGGATACATCTCGGCGTCTGGCGGTGCGAACAGCAGGTCCACGCTGCGGGCACGCGCCAGTTCCGCGTCCCGCTCCAGGTCCCGCGGGTACTCCGCCAGGTCCTCGGTGGGGCCGAACTGCAGCGGGTTCACGTAAATGGAGAGGACGACGAAGTCAGCGCCCGCGCCACGCGCGCGGTTCAGGAGTGAGAGGTGGCCCTCGTGCAGGAACCCCATGGTCGGGACCAGCCCGATGCGCCGGCCGGCCGCCCGCTCGACCGCCACGAACCGGCGCACGTCCGCGCGGCTGTGGACGAGCTTCACTCGAAGGAGTGCTCCGGGCCCGGGTATTGGCCCCCGCGCACGGCCGCGCTGTACTCCGCGACGGCGGAGCGAGCCACGCCCGCGAGGTCGGCGAACCGGCGCAGGAAGCGGGGGTGGAATCCCTCGTTCAGGCCCAGCATGTCGTACAGCACCAGGACCTGCCCGTCCACGAGCGGACCTGCGCCAATGCCGATCGTGGGAATTTCGACCGTGCGAGTGATCTCGCCCGCCAGCGCCGAAGGCAGGAGCTCTAGGACAATGGCAAAGCACCCGGCATCAGCGAGACGGACGGCATCGGCCCGGAGCCGGTCCGCCTGGCCCGCCTCCCGCCCCTGCACGCGATAGCCGCCCAGCGCGTGCACGGATTGCGGTGTGAGGCCCAGGTGCCCGAGCACCGGGATGCCGGCGCGCAACAGGGCGCGTACGTGGCGCGCCGTCTCCTCGTCCCCGCCCTCCAGCTTGACCGCCTCCGCGCCCGTTTCCTTGAGGATACGGCCTGCGTTGCGCAGCGTCTCTTCGGGCGAGATCTGGAAGGAGAGGAAAGGCATGTCCACGGCCAGCAACGCGTGCTTCACCCCCCGCCGTGCGGCGCGGGCGTGGTGGATCATCTCCTCGAGGGTGACCGGGAGCGTCGAGTCGTAGCCGCAAACCACCTGGCCCAGCGAGTCGCCCACCAGGACCAGGTCTACGCCTGCTTCATCGACCAGGCGGGCGAACAGGTAGTCGTAAGCGGTGAGGGCGACGATCTTCTCGCCGCGCCGCTTCATCTCGACAAGGTGCCGCACGGTTACACGCCGTTCCCGGCCCGTGCCCTGGCTGGTCATTGCGCCCTCCGGGCAACCCGGCTGAAAAGCGCGTAATGGTGCGCCTTTCCTGGCGTTTGACGGCGCGGCAAAGGTAGCGGCATCTTCCGGAGGTGTCAAACGCGCTGCGCTACGACCCGCTCCTGGTCAGGTACCTGGCGGAAGAGCTTTGCCAGGAGCTCGAGGGCGCCCCCGTGACGGCACTGCGGCTCGCGCCGGGGGCGCGCCGGGTCGTGCTCGAGACCGGGGAACGCGCTCTCGTCTTCGAGCTGCACCCGACCCGCGGCTGGGCACGGCTCGCCGCGCCATCCGGATCGCGGGAAGGCCTCCCGCTCCCCCGCCGCATGGTAGTCGCCTCCGTGGCCGCACCGGCCGACGAGCGCCTGCTCTACATCGCGTTCGGGTCACGCGCCACCAGGCGCGTGCAGCCAGCCCGCCTGGTGCTCGAGCTCCTGGACAACCAGTGGAACGCGCTGGTGCTGGATGCCGGGGACCGCATCCTGTCCGTGCTCCGCCCCCGGCAGGCCGGTGGGCGGGTGCTCCGTGCGGGGGCCGTATACCTTCCGCCGCCCCCAACCAAGCGCGCAGGCGGGGACTCCCCGGTCGGCCGGCAGGAGTGGCGGGAGCTTCTGCACGCTGTGCCGCCGGCCGAGCGCCTGCGCTGGCTGGTGGCGCGGGTGGCGTACATCAGCCCGCTGAACGCCGGCTGGATTCTCGGGCCCGCAGCAGTGACCGAGGATGCGGCTGCGCTCGATGCCGCGCACCAGCGCTATCACTGGCTTCGTTCGCTGCCGCCTGCTCAGCCGCAGCTCCTCTCGCTGGACGGCTCGCCCCAGCCGTATCCAGTGCCGCTCGCCGGCATGGCGGGGCGGCCCTTCCCCACCCTCCTCGCGGCCCTGGAGGCGGCGGCGCAGGCCGCTCAGGAGAAGCCCAGGTCGGGCGACGTTGCCGCGGGTGCGCCGTCGCTTCCAGAAGAAATGCTGGCCCGGCCGCGCGCCGCCCTGCAGCAGGCGGAGCGGCGGGTGAAGCGGTTGCGCGCCCAACTGGCTCGCGCTCCCGAAGAGGCCGCCGCGCTGCGGCACAAAGCGGATCTTCTGCTGAGCCAGGTGGCGCGGGTGCGGAAGGGGATGGATCGGGCCGAGCTATCGGACTTCGCCGGCGGAACGGTGATGGTCGAGCTGGACCCCGCACTCGCGCCGGCCGAAAATGCGCAGCGCCTCTACGCAGCCGCCCGGAAGCGGCAGCGCGCGGCCGCCCGGCTGCCGCGGATGCTGGAAGAGGCCGAGGCCGAGCTCGAGCGGCGGGGCGCATGGCTGCAACGTGCGCTGAGCGGCGAGGTCGAGGCGGCGGAAATCGCGCCGGCGCTGGGCGCCGCCGCCACTCCCCCCGCCCCCGCCGCTCCGCGCCGGCCCACCGCGCCCGCGCCCTACCGGCGCTATCGCACCTCGGGGGGCTGCGAGGTCCGCGTCGGCCGGAACCGCCGGGCCAACGACCAGCTCACGTTTCACCACTCGGCGCCGGAGGACATCTGGCTGCACGCCCGCGATGCTGCCGGCGCGCACGTGGTGCTGCGCTGGGGGAGGAAGGACCAGAACCCGCCCGCGCGGGACCTGCAGGAGGCCGCCGTGCTGGCAGCACTGCACAGCAGCGCCCGCACCTCGGGCGTGGTGGCCGTGGACTGGACCCGGCGCAAGTACGTGCGCAAGCCGCGTAAGGCGCCGCCCGGCCTGGTCGCAATCGAACGCGTGAGCACCCTCTTTGTGGAGCCCGACGCATCCCTCGAGCGGCGCCTGCGCGCGCGCCACGCCGAAACGGAGGAAACGGAATAGGATACGTCCTCCGAACCGAAGCAGCGCCACTCCAGTGGCGGGAGTGGCTTTTGCGCTACGCCGGCGCCTCGTCCATGGCCCGCCGCAGGCTGCGCAGGAACTTCTCGGCACCCGCCGGCCCCCGGGAATCCAGAGCATCGATCAGCGCGCTGCCCACTACCACACCATCAGCCACTGCCGCGACCTCCGCCGCCTGCTCCGGGCTCGAGATGCCGAAGCCCACCGCGATGGGCACGCGCGCGACCTCCCGCAGCGCGAGTAGCTCCTGGGTCAGCCCTTGCCGCAGCCGTGCGCTGGCGCCGGTGACGCCCGTCCGCGAGATATAGTACAGGAAGCCCTGCGCCCGCCGCGCGATGTCCCTGGCCCGTGCCGCCGGCGTGGTCGGCGCGACGAGGCGCACGAGATCCAGCTCGGAATCCTCGATCCCCCGTTCCAGCACCGGGTCGGCGCCTAGGGGCAGGTCCGTGACCAGCAGGCCATCGGCCCCCGCCGCCACGCTGTCCCGTACCAGGCGGCTGACGCCATAGGAGAGGAGTGGGTTCAGGTAGGTGAACAGTACCACGGCGGTGGCACGAACGGCCCGGAAGGCCGCGAGCTGATCCAGTGTCCACCCCAACGTGACCCCCCGTTCGAGTGCACGCTGCGATGCCCGCTGGATGGTGGGGCCGTCCGCCAGCGGATCGCTGAACGGCACACCCAGCTCGAGGATGTCCGCGCCGGCGTCCGCCAGGCGCACGAGCAACTCGCCCGTGGCAGCAGGGTCGGGATAGCCGGCGGT carries:
- a CDS encoding pantoate--beta-alanine ligase, yielding MKLVHSRADVRRFVAVERAAGRRIGLVPTMGFLHEGHLSLLNRARGAGADFVVLSIYVNPLQFGPTEDLAEYPRDLERDAELARARSVDLLFAPPDAEMYPAGEPVVQVTPGRLADRLCGAFRPGHFQGVLTVVAKLLHLVQPDVAVFGQKDFQQAVLIRRMVGDLDFPSHVQVAPIVREPDGRAMSSRNVHLAPAERAQATSLYRSLERAATAYRNGERAPARLRALVRQTLESEPAVRAQYIELVDAETLEPAAEARPGDVLALAAHLGA
- the panB gene encoding 3-methyl-2-oxobutanoate hydroxymethyltransferase — encoded protein: MTSQGTGRERRVTVRHLVEMKRRGEKIVALTAYDYLFARLVDEAGVDLVLVGDSLGQVVCGYDSTLPVTLEEMIHHARAARRGVKHALLAVDMPFLSFQISPEETLRNAGRILKETGAEAVKLEGGDEETARHVRALLRAGIPVLGHLGLTPQSVHALGGYRVQGREAGQADRLRADAVRLADAGCFAIVLELLPSALAGEITRTVEIPTIGIGAGPLVDGQVLVLYDMLGLNEGFHPRFLRRFADLAGVARSAVAEYSAAVRGGQYPGPEHSFE
- a CDS encoding DUF814 domain-containing protein; amino-acid sequence: MSNALRYDPLLVRYLAEELCQELEGAPVTALRLAPGARRVVLETGERALVFELHPTRGWARLAAPSGSREGLPLPRRMVVASVAAPADERLLYIAFGSRATRRVQPARLVLELLDNQWNALVLDAGDRILSVLRPRQAGGRVLRAGAVYLPPPPTKRAGGDSPVGRQEWRELLHAVPPAERLRWLVARVAYISPLNAGWILGPAAVTEDAAALDAAHQRYHWLRSLPPAQPQLLSLDGSPQPYPVPLAGMAGRPFPTLLAALEAAAQAAQEKPRSGDVAAGAPSLPEEMLARPRAALQQAERRVKRLRAQLARAPEEAAALRHKADLLLSQVARVRKGMDRAELSDFAGGTVMVELDPALAPAENAQRLYAAARKRQRAAARLPRMLEEAEAELERRGAWLQRALSGEVEAAEIAPALGAAATPPAPAAPRRPTAPAPYRRYRTSGGCEVRVGRNRRANDQLTFHHSAPEDIWLHARDAAGAHVVLRWGRKDQNPPARDLQEAAVLAALHSSARTSGVVAVDWTRRKYVRKPRKAPPGLVAIERVSTLFVEPDASLERRLRARHAETEETE
- a CDS encoding tryptophan synthase subunit alpha, giving the protein MVESTRPGRLAPRFAAWGAAGRRALIPYLTAGYPDPAATGELLVRLADAGADILELGVPFSDPLADGPTIQRASQRALERGVTLGWTLDQLAAFRAVRATAVVLFTYLNPLLSYGVSRLVRDSVAAGADGLLVTDLPLGADPVLERGIEDSELDLVRLVAPTTPAARARDIARRAQGFLYYISRTGVTGASARLRQGLTQELLALREVARVPIAVGFGISSPEQAAEVAAVADGVVVGSALIDALDSRGPAGAEKFLRSLRRAMDEAPA